Genomic DNA from Paenibacillus donghaensis:
GCCATAATGCAATCAATTTTGTGCAGGCCAAACGCCATGCCTACTACTGTGTTGATCTGCTGTAAATGATCCAGGCTTAGCCCAATAACTCTATGGTTAATGGGATGCCTGCTTACGCTTCCATCCTGCTTAATGAATCTGGAATTAATGTCAGCCACGATATCCAGTTCTTTCAATTCGGTCATGAGTTGTTCATTCAGATACCCGGATCTTTCCATAGTTGACAAGGAGAACGGATTGCCGATGCCGACAAGCGCCAGATCAATCTGCTCGCCTTCCCGCAGAACCTGGGCAATATTCGGCAGCAGGCAGATCTGGTCCTTCAGCTCTGCCGTTTCAACGACAGCGGGGGCATAGAGGGTATCACAGGTTCCGCCCAGTTTTTTGGACAATTCATAGGCAATTTGGTTGGAGTGCATCTCATTTCTGTGATTTCCGGTGCCGCCGACGAGTGGAATGATTTTGACATTTTCTTTTTTCTCAAGCGGGAATTCCCGTACCATATGATACAGCGTATTTCCCCATGACACACCGATGCGGTCACCATTCTTAATCAGCTTGAGCACAAATTGGGCAGCGGCCTTCCCAACCGCCCGGGACAATAGCTCCTTATTCAAGTCTTTGGTCGGAACGACCAGGACTTGC
This window encodes:
- a CDS encoding sugar-binding transcriptional regulator; this encodes MNIEERKIIVKVCKMYYYESWTQEKIAEKIGVSRPVISKMLQRARDEGIIEIVINDDDQEISILEKEIEQVFKLKQVLVVPTKDLNKELLSRAVGKAAAQFVLKLIKNGDRIGVSWGNTLYHMVREFPLEKKENVKIIPLVGGTGNHRNEMHSNQIAYELSKKLGGTCDTLYAPAVVETAELKDQICLLPNIAQVLREGEQIDLALVGIGNPFSLSTMERSGYLNEQLMTELKELDIVADINSRFIKQDGSVSRHPINHRVIGLSLDHLQQINTVVGMAFGLHKIDCIMAALSGQFINMLITDEATARTIIEYHKKKPFGTD